A genome region from Eremothecium cymbalariae DBVPG#7215 chromosome 4, complete sequence includes the following:
- a CDS encoding uncharacterized protein (similar to Saccharomyces cerevisiae YIL001W): MDKKFNDLCYACRIGDLENIDRLIASGANVNGLDRFDNTPLFLASLCGHIEAVKLLLSRGAVCDRDRYEGARCIYGALNDSIRDVLLEYDISKAVDIKQPFAIHVSALFNNSSLECQDIVFRFNSDCEFRLHRLLLAARSPYFYEKLTTVWKDKSIIEMPYGESLNAFALVVKFLYLIPVLHEVTQHDYKFLKMFCEKLAIPSLAEYINTVNHFIYSSKKRTYINELQFKFTEEAKSQLRSFMVNNILKKKISTEDYRDIPDNELNSMRDGGSMMDIFLLVKTGEYSGYIYPAHRSILMRAEYFKVMFTSPFSESAGYKRTDNNILDRYQKFPIITLPSSDLHVAEVILSYLYFDCLEIPWEWAIEVLMVANALLIDRLKSMAAVTIMQSHQLLERHSIFEVLYAAWDTGMERLEQYAAKIIVDNLDRYSADEELKAAILMSAERINCRQETDTIELVDDMRYYLLKKYALTLEDFRLLECHHNIDLRKKHRLLKYNRDLESIDTILLELKLDA, from the coding sequence ATGGACAAAAAGTTCAATGACCTTTGCTATGCATGCAGGATTGGTGATTTGGAGAATATTGATAGGCTGATTGCATCTGGGGCGAATGTTAATGGTCTCGATAGGTTTGATAATACCCCATTATTCCTCGCAAGCCTTTGTGGACACATTGAAGCGGTTAAGCTGTTACTTTCCAGGGGAGCTGTTTGTGACCGGGACCGATATGAAGGTGCAAGGTGCATTTACGGGGCTTTAAATGACTCAATTAGGGATGTTTTACTTGAATACGATATTTCTAAGGCTGTTGATATTAAGCAGCCTTTTGCTATACATGTTTCGGCTTTATTCAATAATTCAAGCCTAGAATGCCAAGATATAGTTTTTAGGTTTAATAGTGATTGCGAATTTCGACTACATCGGTTGTTGCTAGCTGCCAGAAGCCCGTATTTTTATGAGAAACTGACAACTGTTTGGAAGGATAAAAGTATTATTGAAATGCCATATGGAGAATCTCTGAATGCTTTTGCGTTGGTTGTTAAATTTTTATATCTAATACCTGTCTTGCATGAAGTTACTCAGCATGACTACAAATTCCTGAAGATGTTCTGTGAGAAACTAGCCATACCATCATTAGCGGAATATATTAACACAGTTAATCATTTCATTTATTCGTCCAAGAAACGCACTTATATAAATGAGTTACAATTTAAGTTTACTGAGGAAGCAAAGTCACAATTACGTTCATTTATGGTCAATAacatattgaagaagaaaatcagCACAGAGGATTATAGAGATATCCCTGATAATGAACTGAATTCAATGAGGGATGGCGGTTCAATgatggatatatttttgttagTCAAAACTGGTGAGTACTctggatatatatatcccgCACACAGGTCAATTTTAATGAGGGCTGAATACTTTAAAGTCATGTTCACTTCACCTTTCTCTGAATCGGCTGGATACAAAAGGACggataataatattcttgaccgatatcaaaaattcccAATAATAACACTTCCATCCTCTGATTTACATGTTGCAGAAGTTATATTATCATACCTATATTTTGACTGCCTTGAAATACCATGGGAATGGGCAATTGAAGTATTAATGGTAGCTAATGCCTTGTTAATCGACAGATTAAAGAGTATGGCTGCTGTAACTATAATGCAATCACATCAACTCTTAGAACGGCACtcaatttttgaagtgCTATATGCAGCATGGGATACTGGTATGGAGAGACTAGAACAATATGCAGCCAAGATAATTGTCGATAACTTAGACAGGTACTCtgcagatgaagaattgaaggcTGCTATTTTGATGAGCGCAGAGAGAATCAACTGTCGGCAAGAAACAGACACAATTGAACTGGTAGATGATATGAGGTACTATCTACTCAAAAAGTATGCTTTGACATTAGAAGATTTTCGACTTTTGGAATGTCATCATAACATAGACTTAAGAAAGAAACATAGGCTGCTGAAATATAACCGCGATTTAGAGTCAATTGATACCATACTACTTGAATTGAAACTAGATGCGTAA
- the INP51 gene encoding phosphoinositide 5-phosphatase INP51 (similar to Ashbya gossypii ADL002C), protein MKLFVRKSPRAIAVASNDYVLVFERSKDNKIAQGKSTQPTIIVKTMSESMLVDNDFLEWSAFPIKGLLGIIQVKSLVFIGLIIGVKEVARPRWKHKDGRIRGLESIYQILNVNFYCLDSAVYDQWLYNISEIFQEKLLDEHPCGPLKKLFSDGTFYYSMDFDITNVLQERGLKNRTENIIEHQEKKFIWNMNLISEIVQLRGRITPAELPVFDGGQFLTFVIRGFCKTIATGDHETPTSVTLISKMSTEDHENSLELQSGIDDSGNVSNFVESEVIIQTDSYLFAYVLTRGDVPLSWEVVEGQLLHSKKVKLIKSPDRTQSSFDKHFDEMASRYGDLSIVNLTKVRNSSHEVLSSAYRDCADLKGIRFTSVDYSADVLTKSPHKLLYFLKQDIYEFGAFAYDISRGIYVGKQTGTFRISALNSTGKPNVVSMTISREVLDLTTDELDGFNVTNNLIKRHEALWADNDFWLQRIYNKYQKNPAKCKKLYSLIFSVTSKVLLYDPLHAHISKCLKKVKKEFTYEKDITIFAGTFNVNGKQSNGEIHEWIFPINTDIPDGIADMYIIGLQEVVELTPGHMLTTDPLSRQFWEKKILKQLIRKTHSKYICAGSNQLGGVLLLLYVSEAEHSKIKRIECDVKKTGFGGMSANKGAAAIRFMYSTTKFCFVVSHLAAGLENVEQRHSDYKTIMKNIRFSRDVRIKDHDGVIWMGDFNYRILLSNEEVRRAISEGNYTKLLEKDQLNQQMIAGESFPYFNEMEITFPPTYKFDPGTKTYDTSEKMRIPAWTDRILSRGEVIKPLCYGYAENIVFSDHRPVYATFKARVTVIDEEKRAQLSRIIHDRLKQMFAGLSEEEKDTFLEESELIVDKIELKGISPVVSKIKKVKKKLPPPSSDIKKWWIGNGKQVKITLDVDPVKDMLNPNRPVNPFLPNDTNDSFIVPRNHQDG, encoded by the coding sequence ATGAAGTTATTTGTTAGAAAATCCCCTAGAGCTATAGCTGTGGCGTCTAACGATTATGTATTGGTGTTTGAAAGATCAAAGGACAATAAAATAGCTCAAGGAAAATCGACTCAGCCTACAATCATAGTGAAGACTATGTCAGAATCTATGCTAGTTGATAACGATTTTCTGGAATGGTCAGCTTTTCCTATCAAAGGTCTTCTTGGTATCATTCAAGTGAAGAGCCTAGTATTTATTGGTTTGATAATTGGGGTTAAAGAGGTAGCTAGGCCACGGTGGAAACATAAGGATGGTAGAATAAGAGGGTTAGAATCtatttatcaaattcttaACGTTAATTTCTATTGTTTGGATTCAGCCGTCTACGACCAATGGctttataatatatcagAAATTTTCCAGGAGAAGCTTTTAGATGAGCATCCCTGTGGGCCTCTCAAAAAGTTGTTTAGCGATGGCACGTTCTATTATTCTATGGATTTTGATATTACGAATGTATTACAAGAACGGGGACTTAAGAATAGAACTGAAAATATAATTGAACATCAGGAAAAGAAGTTCATTTGGAATATGAACCTCATATCTGAAATTGTGCAACTCCGCGGAAGGATCACGCCAGCTGAATTGCCCGTGTTTGATGGAGGACAGTTTCTTACATTTGTCATCAGAGGTTTTTGTAAAACAATTGCGACTGGCGATCATGAAACACCAACTTCAGTGACattgatttcaaaaatgtcTACAGAAGATCATGAGAATAGCTTAGAATTACAAAGTGGCATTGATGATAGCGGTAATGTGTCGaattttgttgaaagcGAGGTCATCATTCAGACAGATAGCTATTTGTTTGCATATGTGTTAACTAGAGGAGATGTCCCATTATCTTGGGAAGTTGTGGAGGGCCAATTGTTGCACAGTAAGAAAGTGAAGCTAATAAAAAGTCCTGATCGTACTCAATCGTCTTTTGATAAACACTTTGACGAAATGGCATCAAGGTATGGTGATTTGAGTATTGTAAATTTAACCAAGGTCAGGAATTCATCACATGAAGTGTTAAGTTCAGCATATAGGGATTGTGCTGATCTTAAGGGTATTAGATTTACAAGTGTCGATTATTCCGCAGATGTGTTAACAAAATCTCCGCataaattattatatttcttGAAACAGGATATTTATGAATTTGGGGCATTTGCGTATGATATTTCCAGGGGCATATACGTTGGCAAACAAACGGGCACGTTTCGTATCAGTGCATTAAATTCCACAGGAAAACCTAATGTAGTTTCAATGACCATAAGCAGAGAGGTATTAGATTTAACTACTGATGAGCTAGATGGCTTTAATGTTACTAATAATTTGATTAAAAGGCATGAAGCACTTTGGGCCGATAATGATTTCTGGTTACAGAGGATctataataaatatcagaAAAATCCAGCAAAATGTAAAAAACTATATTCATTAATTTTTAGTGTAACATCAAAAGTGCTTCTTTATGATCCATTACATGCTCACATATCCaaatgtttgaaaaaagttaaaaaggAGTTTACATATGAGAAAGATATAACAATATTTGCTGGTACTTTTAATGTGAATGGTAAACAGAGCAATGGAGAAATACATGAATGGATATTCCCAATAAATACTGATATACCGGATGGTATTGCAGATATGTATATCATAGGCTTAcaagaagttgttgaattaaCGCCGGGCCACATGTTGACAACAGATCCACTCTCGAGACAATTCTGGGAGAAAAAGATACTAAAACAGCTTATTCGGAAAActcattcaaaatatatttgtgCTGGTAGTAATCAACTTGGAGGAGTATTACTTCTACTTTATGTGAGTGAAGCGGAGCACTCAAAGATTAAGCGTATAGAGTGTGATGTTAAAAAAACAGGCTTTGGTGGGATGTCTGCCAATAAAGGTGCAGCTGCTATAAGATTCATGTATTCGACTAcaaagttttgttttgttgtttcGCATTTAGCTGCAGGTTTGGAAAATGTTGAACAAAGACATAGCGATTATAAGACAATTATGAAAAATATTCGGTTTTCCAGAGACGTCCGGATCAAGGATCATGATGGTGTAATATGGATGGGTGACTTTAATTATAGAATTTTGCTTTCAAATGAAGAGGTAAGGAGGGCTATATCAGAAGGTAACTACACAAAGCTATTGGAAAAGGACCAATTGAATCAACAGATGATCGCAGGAGAATCATTCCCATACTTTAATGAAATGGAGATTACATTTCCACCAACCTATAAATTTGATCCTGGTACAAAAACTTATGATACCAGTGAAAAGATGCGCATTCCAGCATGGACAGATAGGATATTAAGTAGGGGTGAGGTTATTAAACCATTATGTTACGGATACGCAGAAAATATAGTGTTTTCTGATCATAGGCCTGTATATGCAACGTTTAAAGCTCGTGTAACTGTTATagatgaagagaagagGGCACAACTATCTCGCATCATCCACGATAGACTTAAACAAATGTTTGCTGGACTAAGtgaggaggagaaggatACGTTCTTAGAGGAAAGTGAATTAATCGTAGACAAAATTGAATTAAAGGGAATATCGCCAGTAgtttcaaaaattaaaaaggtCAAGAAGAAGCTTCCGCCTCCAAGTTCAGATATAAAGAAATGGTGGATTGGTAATGGAAAACAAGTTAAGATTACATTAGATGTAGATCCCGTAAAAGATATGCTCAATCCAAATAGGCCTGTGAATCCA